In a genomic window of Lycium ferocissimum isolate CSIRO_LF1 chromosome 9, AGI_CSIRO_Lferr_CH_V1, whole genome shotgun sequence:
- the LOC132030441 gene encoding homeobox protein knotted-1-like 7: MQEQGVLGLMGSSTMGDISSMVISDDHQRQLKGEIATHPLYEQLLSAHVACLRVATPIDQLPLIDAQLSQSHHLLRSYASSSSHQQQHHSLSPHERQELDNFLAQYLLVLCSFKEQLQQHVRVHAVEAVMACREIEQNLQILTGATLGEGTGATMSDDEDELQMDFSLDQSGGGDAHDLMGMGFGLPTESERSLMERVRQELKIELKQGFRSRIEDVREEILRKRRAGKLPGDTTTVLKNWWQQHSKWPYPTEDDKAKLVEETGLQLKQINNWFINQRKRNWHSNSQSVTSLKSKRKR, from the exons ATGCAAGAACAAGGTGTACTAGGGCTAATGGGTTCTAGTACTATGGGTGATATTTCTTCTATGGTGATATCTGATGATCATCAAAGGCAATTAAAGGGTGAAATTGCTACACATCCTTTGTATGAACAGCTATTATCAGCACATGTAGCATGTCTTCGAGTGGCTACACCTATTGATCAGTTGCCATTAATAGATGCTCAGCTTTCACAATCTCATCATCTCTTGAGATCTtatgcttcttcttcttctcatcagcaacaacatcattctcTTTCTCCTCATGAAAGACAAGAACTTGACAATTTCTTG GCACAGTACTTGTTAGTTTTGTGTTCCTTTAAAGAACAGCTTCAGCAACATGTCAGAGTTCATGCTGTTGAAGCTGTTATGGCCTGCCGTGAAATTGAGCAGAATTTACAAATTCTTACAG GAGCAACACTTGGAGAGGGAACAGGTGCTACAATGTCTGATGATGAGGATGAGTTACAGATGGATTTTTCACTAGACCAATCAGGAGGAGGTGATGCACATGACTTGATGGGTATGGGATTTGGTCTTCCTACTGAATCTGAAAGGTCTCTTATGGAGAGGGTCAGACAGGAATTGAAAATTGAGCTCAAACAG GGATTTAGATCAAGAATTGAAGATGTGAGGGAGGAGATATTGAGAAAGAGAAGGGCAGGGAAGTTACCTGGTGACACCACTACTGTTTTAAAGAATTGGTGGCAGCAACACTCTAAATGGCCTTATCCAACT GAAGATGATAAGGCAAAACTTGTGGAGGAAACAGGGTTACAGCTGAAGCAAATCAACAACTGGTTCATCAATCAAAGAAAGCGCAACTGGCATAGCAACTCACAGTCTGTGACATCTCTAAAGTCCAAGCGCAAGAGATAG
- the LOC132030439 gene encoding phospholipase D beta 1-like, which produces MAQLSYSDSMSSQHGVQAVPFKTSTGSLRVLLLHGNLDIWVREANNLPNMDLFHKKLDNLLGGLAKLGSKKEGTTKITSDPYVTVSVSDAVVARTYVITNSENPVWMQHFYVPVAHYASEVHFVVKDNDVVGSQIIGAVGIPVERLCSGELIEGTFPVLNSSGKPCKEGAVLTLSIQFTPMEKVSLYHGGVGGDNEYQGVPGTYFPLRRGGKVTLYQDAHVPDGSLPNLWLGNGVQYQHGQCWQDIFDAINQARRLIYITGWSVYHLVTLVRDNDNAEKSILGEILKRKSQEGVRVLLLIWDDPTSKSILGYKTEGIMGTNDEETRRYFKHSSVHVLLCPRSAGKGHSWAKKQETETIYTHHQKTVIVDADAGNYQRKIMAFVGGLDLCKGRYDTPQHPIFKTLQSVHKDDFHQPNYTGPTTGCPREPWHDLHSRIEGPAAYDVLTNFEERWLKASKRHGLQKMKASHDDALLKLDRIPDILGIADVPCLREDDADTWHTQIFRSIDSNSVKGFPKDPKEATNKNLVCGKNVLIDMSIHSAYVKAIRAAQHFIYIENQYFLGSSYNWSNYKNLGANNLIPMEIALKIANKIRANERFAAYIVLPMWPEGVPTSTATQRILFWQHNTMQMMYETIYKALVEVGLENTYEPQDYLIFFCLGNREVPENGITTVAKSSKPSTPQELTQKSRRFMIYVHSKGMIVDDEYVILGSANINQRSLEGSRDTEIAMGAYQPHHTWAIKHSNPHAQIYGYRMSLWAEHTGTLEQCFEHPESLECVRRIRVFGEHNWLQYAADEVTEMRGHLLKYPVEVDRTGKVKSLPGCETFPDIGGKIIGTFTGVQENLTI; this is translated from the exons ATGGCTCAATTGTCTTATTCTGATTCTATGTCTTCACAACATGGGGTTCAGGCTGTCCCATTTAAGACATCTACAGGATCACTTAgggtgttgttgttgcatggaaaCTTAGATATTTGGGTGAGGGAAGCCAATAATTTGCCAAACATGGATTTATTTCATAAGAAATTGGATAACTTGTTGGGAGGATTGGCAAAACTTGGGAGtaaaaaagaaggaacaacaaAGATTACTAGTGATCCTTATGTCACAGTTTCAGTATCCGATGCTGTTGTTGCTAGAACATATGTGATTACCAATAGCGAAAATCCGGTCTGGATGCAACACTTTTATGTACCAGTTGCACATTATGCATCTGAAGTGCACTTTGTTGTTAaagataatgatgttgttggatCTCAAATTATTGGTGCTGTTGGAATTCCTGTGGAACGGCTATGTTCTGGTGAACTGATTGAGGGAACATTTCCAGTTCTCAACAGTAGTGGAAAGCCTTGTAAAGAGGGAGCTGTCCTTACTCTATCAATTCAATTCACTCCAATGGAGAAG GTATCCCTTTACCATGGCGGTGTGGGAGGAGATAACGAGTATCAGGGCGTGCCAGGGACTTACTTCCCTCTTAGAAGAGGCGGCAAAGTAACACTTTATCAGGATGCTCATGTTCCCGATGGAAGCCTTCCGAATTTGTGGCTTGGAAATGGAGTTCAGTATCAGCATGGACAGTGCTGGCAGGATATATTTGATGCAATCAATCAGGCTCGACGGTTGATTTACATTACAGGATGGTCCGTGTACCACCTAGTTACACTTGTTAGGGATAATGACAATGCTGAGAAGAGCATATTGGGGGAAATTCTCAAGAGGAAATCCCAGGAGGGTGTGAGAGTATTGCTGCTCATATGGGATGATCCTACTTCTAAGAGCATTTTGGGATACAAAACT GAAGGAATTATGGGAACTAATGATGAAGAAACTCGTCGCTATTTTAAGCATTCTTCAGTGCACGTGCTACTTTGTCCTCGTTCTGCTGGAAAAGGACACAGCTGGGCCAAAAAACAG GAAACTGAAACAATATACACACATCATCAGAAAACTGTGATAGTGGATGCAGATGCTGGTAATTACCAGAGAAAGATTATGGCTTTCGTTGGTGGACTTGATTTGTGCAAAGGGCGTTATGATACTCCACAACACCCTATCTTCAAAACGTTGCAAAGTGTGCACAAAGATGACTTTCATCAGCCTAACTACACG GGCCCTACTACTGGTTGTCCCAGAGAACCTTGGCATGATTTGCATAGTCGGATCGAGGGGCCTGCTGCATATGATGTCCTAACTAACTTTGAGGAGCGCTGGTTGAAGGCGTCAAAGCGCCATGGACTTCAAAAAATGAAAGCTTCACACGACGATGCATTACTCAAACTTGACAGGATTCCCGATATTTTGGGAATAGCTGATGTCCCTTGCCTAAGAGAAGATGATGCAGATACGTGGCACACGCAGATTTTCCGGTCGATTGACTCCAACTCTGTTAAAGGCTTCCCCAAAGATCCCAAAGAAGCCACTAACAAG AACTTAGTATGTGGTAAGAATGTGCTGATAGACATGAGCATACATTCTGCCTATGTAAAGGCAATTCGAGCTGCCCAGCATTTCATCTACATCGAGAACCAGTACTTCCTAGGGTCTTCTTATAATTGGAGTAACTACAAAAATTTAG GTGCAAATAACTTGATACCAATGGAAATTGCTCTAAAAATCGCCAACAAAATACGAGCAAATGAGAGGTTTGCTGCATATATAGTTCTTCCTATGTGGCCAGAGGGTGTTCCAACAAGTACTGCTACTCAGAGAATACTCTTTTGGCAG CACAATACCATGCAGATGATGTATGAGACAATTTACAAAGCTTTAGTAGAAGTAGGACTGGAAAACACATATGAACCCCAGGACTATTTGATTTTCTTCTGCCTTGGCAATCGTGAGGTTCCGGAAAATGGAATCACCACAGTTGCCAAAAGTTCGAAGCCAAGTACACCTCAG GAACTCACTCAGAAAAGTCGACGGTTTATGATATATGTCCATTCAAAAGGAATGATAGTGGATGATGAGTATGTCATATTGGGATCTGCAAATATCAATCAACGTTCTCTTGAAGGCTCCCGAGATACTGAAATTGCAATGGGTGCATATCAGCCTCATCATACATGGGCAATCAAACACTCTAACCCACACGCGCAG ATATACGGCTATAGGATGTCTCTGTGGGCAGAGCACACGGGAACACTGGAGCAATGTTTTGAGCATCCAGAGAGTCTTGAATGTGTGAGACGGATAAGAGTATTTGGTGAACACAACTGGCTACAATATGCAGCTGATGAAGTAACTGAAATGAGAGGCCACCTTCTTAAGTATCCTGTTGAAGTTGATCGAACGGGTAAAGTTAAGTCACTTCCTGGCTGTGAAACTTTTCCCGATATTGGAGGGAAGATAATAGGTACATTCACCGGTGTGCAAGAAAATCTCACCATCTGA
- the LOC132030442 gene encoding LOW QUALITY PROTEIN: phospholipase D beta 1-like (The sequence of the model RefSeq protein was modified relative to this genomic sequence to represent the inferred CDS: inserted 3 bases in 3 codons) codes for MAQLSYSDSMSSQHGVQVVPFKTSTGSLRVLLLHGNLDIWVREANNLPNKDLFHKRLDNLLGGLAKLGSKREGSTKITSDPYVAVSVSNAVVARTYVITNSENPVWMQHFFVPVAHYASEVHFVVKDDDVVGSQIIGAVGIPVEQLCSGELIEGTFPVLNSSGKPCKEGAVLTLSIQFTPMEKVSLYHGGVGGDHEYQGVPGTYFPLRRGGKVTLYQDAHVPDGSLPNLWLGNGVQYQHGQCWQDIFDAINQARRLIYITGWSVYHLVTLVRDNDNAEKSILGEILKRKSQEGVRVLLLIWDDPTSKSILGYKTEGIMGTNDEETRRYFKHSSVHVLLCPRSAEKDTAGPKKQETETIYTHHQKTVIVDADAGNYQRKIMAFVGGLDLCKGRYDAPQHPIFKTLQSVHKDDFHQPNYTGPTTGCPREPWHDLHSRIEGPAAYDVLTNFEERWLKASKRHGLQKMKASHDDALLKLDRIPDILGIADVPXPREDDADTWHTQIFRSIDSNSVKGFPXDPKEATNKNLVCGKNVLIDMSIHSAYVKAIRAAQHFIYIENQYFLGSSYNWSNYQNLGANNLIPMEIAXKIANKIRANERFAAYIVLPMWPEGVPTSTATQRILFGRYILHNTMQMMYETIYKALVEVGLENTYEPQDYLIFFCLGNREVPENGITTVAKSSKPSTPQELTQKSRRFMIYVHSKGMIVDDEYVILGSANINQRSLEGSRDTEIAMGAYQPHQTWAIKHSNPHAQIYGYRMSLWAEHTGTLEQCFEHPESLECVRRIRVFGEHNWLQYAADEVTEMRGHLLKYPVEVDRTGKVNSLPGCETFPDIGGNIIGTFTGVQENLTI; via the exons ATGGCTCAATTGTCCTATTCTGATTCTATGTCTTCACAACATGGGGTCCAGGTTGTCCCTTTTAAGACATCTACAGGATCACTTAgggtgttgttgttgcatggaaaCTTAGATATTTGGGTGAGGGAAGCCAATAATTTGCCAAACAAGGATTTATTTCATAAGAGATTGGATAACTTGCTGGGAGGATTGGCAAAACTTGGGAGTAAAAGAGAAGGATCAACAAAGATTACCAGTGATCCTTATGTCGCAGTTTCAGTATCTAATGCTGTGGTTGCTAGAACATATGTGATTACCAATAGCGAAAATCCGGTCTGGATGCAACACTTTTTTGTACCAGTTGCACATTATGCATCTGAAGTGCACTTTGTTGTTaaggatgatgatgttgttggatcTCAAATTATTGGTGCTGTTGGAATTCCTGTGGAACAGCTATGTTCTGGTGAACTGATTGAGGGAACATTTCCAGTTCTCAACAGTAGTGGAAAGCCTTGTAAAGAGGGAGCTGTCCTTACTCTATCAATTCAATTCACTCCAATGGAGAAG gTATCCCTTTACCATGGCGGTGTGGGAGGAGATCACGAGTATCAGGGCGTGCCAGGGACTTACTTCCCTCTTAGAAGAGGCGGCAAAGTAACACTTTATCAGGATGCTCATGTTCCTGATGGAAGCCTTCCGAATTTGTGGCTTGGAAATGGAGTTCAGTATCAGCATGGACAGTGCTGGCAGGATATATTTGATGCAATCAATCAGGCTCGACGATTGATTTACATTACAGGATGGTCTGTGTACCACCTAGTTACACTTGTTAGGGATAATGACAATGCTGAGAAGAGCATATTGGGGGAAATTCTCAAGAGGAAATCCCAGGAGGGTGTGAGAGTATTGCTGCTCATATGGGATGATCCTACTTCTAAGAGCATTTTGGGATACAAAACT GAAGGAATTATGGGAACTAATGATGAAGAAACTCGTCGCTATTTTAAGCATTCTTCAGTGCACGTGCTACTTTGTCCTCGTTCTGCTGAAAAGGACACAGCTGGGCCAAAAA AACAGGAAACTGAAACAATATACACACATCATCAGAAAACTGTGATAGTGGATGCAGATGCTGGTAATTACCAGAGAAAGATTATGGCTTTCGTTGGTGGACTTGATTTGTGCAAAGGGCGTTATGATGCTCCACAACACCCTATCTTCAAAACGTTGCAAAGTGTGCACAAAGATGACTTTCATCAGCCTAACTACACG GGCCCTACTACTGGTTGTCCCAGAGAACCTTGGCATGATTTGCATAGTCGGATCGAGGGGCCCGCTGCATATGATGTCCTAACTAACTTTGAGGAGCGCTGGTTGAAGGCGTCAAAGCGCCATGGACTTCAAAAAATGAAAGCTTCACATGACGATGCATTACTCAAACTTGACAGGATTCCCGATATTTTGGGAATAGCTGATGTCC TGCCAAGAGAAGATGATGCAGATACGTGGCACACGCAGATTTTCCGGTCGATTGACTCCAACTCTGTTAAAGGCTTCC AAGATCCCAAAGAAGCCACTAACAAG AACTTAGTATGTGGTAAGAATGTGCTGATAGACATGAGCATACATTCTGCCTATGTAAAGGCAATTCGAGCTGCCCAGCATTTCATCTACATCGAGAACCAGTACTTCCTAGGGTCTTCTTATAATTGGAGTAACTACCAAAATTTAG GTGCAAATAACTTGATACCAATGGAAATTG CTAAAATCGCCAACAAAATACGAGCAAATGAGAGGTTTGCTGCATATATAGTTCTTCCTATGTGGCCAGAGGGTGTTCCAACAAGTACTGCTACTCAGAGAATACTCTTTGGCAGGTATATTTTA CACAATACCATGCAGATGATGTATGAGACAATTTACAAAGCTTTAGTAGAAGTAGGACTGGAAAACACATATGAACCCCAGGactatttgatttttttctgCCTTGGCAATCGTGAGGTTCCGGAAAATGGAATCACCACAGTTGCCAAAAGTTCGAAGCCAAGTACACCTCAG GAACTCACTCAGAAAAGTCGACGGTTTATGATATATGTCCATTCAAAAGGAATGATAGTGGATGATGAGTATGTCATATTGGGATCTGCAAATATCAATCAACGTTCTCTTGAAGGCTCCAGAGATACTGAAATCGCAATGGGTGCATATCAGCCTCATCAGACATGGGCAATCAAACACTCTAACCCACACGCGCAG ATATACGGCTATAGGATGTCTCTGTGGGCAGAGCACACGGGAACACTGGAGCAATGTTTTGAGCATCCAGAGAGTCTTGAATGTGTGAGACGGATAAGAGTATTTGGTGAACACAACTGGCTACAATATGCAGCTGATGAAGTAACTGAAATGAGAGGCCACCTTCTAAAGTATCCTGTTGAAGTTGATCGAACGGGTAAAGTCAATTCCCTTCCTGGCTGTGAAACTTTTCCCGACATTGGAGGGAACATAATAGGTACATTCACCGGTGTGCAAGAAAATCTCACCATATGA